The Salicibibacter halophilus DNA window GTCGTATGAATATCTTTTCCGGTGGAAAGATCCATGATTGTATCCGCCCCCCAGCGGGTGGCCCATGTCATTTTTTCCACTTCTTTTTCAATCGAAGAGGTGACCGCAGAGTTTCCGATGTTCGCATTGACTTTCACATGAAAGTTGCGACCAATAATCATTGGTTCACTTTCGGAGTGATTGATGTTGGCGGGAATAATAGCGCGTCCACGAGCCACCTCATCACGCACGAATTCTGGAGAAACTTGTTCCCGGAGAGCGATAAATTCCGTTTCCGGGGTAATGATACCTTTTCGGGCGTAGTGCATTTGCGTTACATTGCGCCCCTTTTTAGCCCGTAAAGGCTTCCTTTTCAATCCGGGAAAATGATCTTGATAATCCTGTGTATCTACAGATTGATAGCCACTGTCCTCAGGTTTCAATCCCCGACCCGTATATTCTTCTACATCATCTCGGTCCATAATCCATTTGCTACGTATAGACGGGAGACCCTGGCGAACGTCTGCGCTATAGTCGGTATCCGTGTAAGGACCACTGGTGTCGTACACACGAAAAGGGGGATTTTCTTCCTCACCTTGCGGCCCTGATGTCGGTGACTGCTTGATTTCACGCATGGGCACTTGAATATCTGCTCGAGAACCTTGTACATACACCTTTTTACTCCCTGGAAAAGAAGATTTGAAATCGATGTTGGATTCTTTTGTGGACATGAAAAATTCCTCCTTTTAAAAATAAATGGGGAGGACAAGATCCAGTATCACATAAATTCCAGCGTATGTATAAAAAGGGATAGGTTTTCTTAATGAACAAAAAGCCGAGTCTTTTTCAGGGAATTGGCTTAGGATTCGTTCATCATTTATAGATAAAATAATATTTAATTTCATCCCATAAAATTACTTCCCCACGCTGGTATGACCCAGATCAGGTCCCAAGGGTTAAGGAACTTTCGCGTATTCCTCTCTCAGCCTAAACTATTAGGCACCCCTAGTAATGATTTAATTCTAAGATAATTTTACCATAAATTTGCTTTATAGCAATAGTAGGTTACAGTATAACTCACGTTCAACAATCGCTAGGAAAATAAACGCCCTTTTCTGATCAATACCCTATCCCTTTATTAGGCTAATCTTCAAAACCTTTTTAGGTAACCTTTCCTCCTATGGGGGCATAAAGCATGTCCTCGGATTTAGGACCTCCACTATTATATGGTAGTTGATAAATGGAATACACTTCAGAAATAAAATGTCCGCCTGGCTTTAAAGCCTTCTTCACACCATCGATTGTCTTTGCTTTTAAATGTGGAGAAAAATGACCGTAAATGCATACAATTTGATCCCAATGATCAAAGGTCCATTGCGCATCATTTAAATCTACATGTTTTGTTTCTACGTGTACATCGCGTTCAAGAGCTAAACGCTCAGCTTTTCTTAACCCTTCAATCGAGAAATCCCAAGCAGTAACATTAGCTCCTAACTCTGCTAAATACACAGCATTGCGTCCTTCCCCTTCGGCAATTGCAAGTGCATTGTCATTTTGTTCGATTATGTGATGGTTGTTTTGGGCTTCTGTTAAAAAAACGTTTGGCTCTTTACCGAATGCGTAACGTTTATGTTGAAAACGCTCATTCCATAAATTCATATGATCACCTCGATTTATGATCAGCATACCATTACCCCTAAGGGTATTAAAGTGGGAAAAGCAACTTTTTGTTCATGAACCTATTTTCAGGCTCGATGGATGGCCTATAGGTTTCCCTATAGTCAATCTATAGACTTGTATATTCGGGCGTTCGTCAGTTCCTTCTGCGGAAACCATTCTCACCATATCCAGTTTTTCAGCCGTGCGGCATATCCATCGGCATACCTTCCTCGAATGGTGGCTCCAGCCTTTGTTCTGGCGACTCTACCTTTACTTCAAACCCCATGTTCTGTCTATCATGACGCATCCAGGAGTATCGACGAGATGGTTTCAGGAAACATGGCTCCCTCATTCCCATCCATAGTTGTAAGTTAGAATTGTTGTTCCGTAATCCCCTGTATTTCACACGGAAAAGTGCTTATAAGAGAACTTGTCGAGCAGGCGCGATTGTTGAAAATCACATCAGAAAATGATCAAACTTTTTTATAAATATTGAACACCTAAGCGCAAAGGAAGAATCCATTTTGATCAATCTTTTTTCTAAATGGATTCTTCTTGTTTACGATTATACACGGGTTTGTGGGTTATTTTTGATTAAACTTTATTTTAAAGCTACATCGATAATGAAGGGTGATACTAAATTGTAATCATACAGTAATAGTCACTAGCATCGCATAAATATTGAGAGAAAATTCAGTTATATTGTGTATGGTTATTGAGTGAAAAAAAGCTAACCCTGAACAAAGGGTCGCTCTGTCCATTTGGTAATATTATACATTTCATCCTTTAGCGCCAACGACAAACGTTGCCTTTTATGGAACGGAACGATTGTCAAAACGGCGAATCCACACCCTTGATGGTTTCCAAAGCGCAGCTTTGAGCCACCGGGAGATCTGTAAAATCCTCTTTTTACTGTTGGTTTCCAGCTGGATAAGGACATGGAGACAATACACAATGAGTGCAAGAAAGATTTGATTGTGGACAGCTGTTTCATCGAATCCATAAAAAGCCTTGATTTTCACATGCTGTTTCAACCATTTAAAAAATAGCTCAACCGCCCAACGATCTCGATAGATGTCTGCGATTTCCTCGGCACTTATATCAAACCGATTTGTAATGAGGAGAAGCTGATTTCCCTTGGTGTCATCGACTTTCAACAGACGAAACACGTTCTCGGTGCGATTTTGCGGGCTTCCGATCACCACCATCTGATCGGACAGCACAGGGCTGTCATCAGTCAGCGAAAATGATTCAAGGACACGTACAAAGGCATTTTTCCGAAGGCGAGATACGAAAAAGTAACCATCATCGGTCATTCGATCAAAGCGTTCATAATCAATGTAGCCTCGGTCAAAGACATACATGGCTTCCTTGTCATCCACAAGCACTTCGAGTTGGCCGCGATCATGCTCTTTGGCCGGTGTCAACACAGCCTTATCAGGGTAGGTCGTATGTCGATCCATATAGACGAGCCGCAAGTGGAGCTTCACCCCTGCTTTCGTCTTCCGGAATTCCGCCCATTTATACCGCGTCAGATCAAGAGGAATGGTACTTGAATCGATGATCTTTAACGGCATGCGCGCGGACGATTGTCGGTGAAAATACCGAATGCGTTGCACGAGATCCACAAAGATCGTCGATAACAAAGTTGGGTCGATCGCTCGGTGTTTCCGAGACAGTTGGGATGAGCTAATAGCTTGGAACCCAACTTCCTGTTGCAGACCTTCATCTAACAACCCATCTGAAATCGCCGCGAGGCTATCCGTCTCTTGTAAGTGCGCAAGGAGAAACAGTTTAATATAAGCTTCGGTTGTCAGCTTTTTCGTATAGGCATCTTGACGTAGGTTCGTCACTTGTTCTTGCAATTGTTGAAAGTTAATCGGTGAAATCCATTTACCAAATGAAGAAAATAGGGTATGCTTGTCCATAAGTTTTGGTCCTTTATATTGGATTTGGACAGGATACCACCCGTCTTTCCATTATAAAGGATTTTTTTGTGTACCAACCCTATTATTTTTGAAGATTCGATGTCTTCGGATCATTCTGTCTTAAATAATGCAATGCTAGTGAGTAATAGTATCCTCATAGTTTCTCCATATTTTCTTGTTATTTTAATTTAGGAATACAAAAATAGGGAGGAATTTTAAATGAACATGAGAAAATTATTTTTATCTTCATCACTCGTGACAGTTGTTATGTTTGCACCGATGTGGAGTGAAAGTGTCTCCGCATACGCTGAGCCCGACGAGGATGATGATAGTGGCCAAGATTATTATACAGAGGATAACATGGGCGCTTCCCAAACCTATCTCCTAAGAGATGACCAGGGTAGTGAAGTGAAGCAATTACAGTCTGATTTAAGTAATCAAGGGTACGCTGTTCAAGTCGATGGAACGTTTGGTTCAGAAACAGAAAATGCTGTTAAAGAGTATCAAAGCGATCAAGGCCTTGTTATAGATGGAATAGCCGGCCCAAATACATATCAGGCATTAGAATCAGACACTTCAAGTAATGGTGATCCGTCAAATGAAGATTCAGAAAACCAAGATCCAGCCTCTTCAGATTCAGATATTGCTGTAACAGCTGAGAGTGTACTAGGAACACCTTATGAATGGAGCGGCACAACGCCTGAAGGATTTGATAGCAGTGGTTTTATCAACTACGTGTTTGATCAAAATGGCATCGATGTCTCTCGAACACATGCAGAGATGTGGGAGAACAATGGGGAACACGTAACGTCTATGAGCATTGGGGATGTCGTGTTTTTCGAAGGAACGTATGATACGACAGGAGCTTCACACAGTGGCATATATATCGGGGATAACCAAATGATTCACGCAGGGAGTGAAGGCGTTGTTCAAGCCGACATCACCAGTGATTATTGGCAAGATCACCTCATGGGAATCAAAACCATGCAGTAATTACTCACAAAAATTAGCTGTTGCTATGATGTACTCATAACAACGATTGTTGAATAATCCTTTTTATTATATTGTAACCTATCAGTGCTTATTCCAACTATTTAGGGAGAGATACAGTTTCTTATGTCTATCACTTATAAATATAAAATCCCATTTGCATTAAAACTGACAAATCTATGAAATGTCTATTTAGGACCAAATTCGAAATGTTATATTATGTGTATGGAGAAACCATTAGTATCTATTTAACTTAAGGAGTAGGTTTTCTGTGAATAAATTATTAATGATTCTTGGCAGCTCAGTCATGCTACTTGCTGCTTGCGGCGGAGAAGAAGCAACGGATGAAGGAGATGAAGCTGAAGGAGATCAAGAGTTTACATTGGAAGAACTTGGAGAATATGATGGGCAAGATGGAAACGATGCCTATGTAGCGGTTGATGGAGTCGTTTACGACGTTACAGATGTTGCAGAATGGGAAGGTGGAGAACACGCCCCCGCTGGTGGATTAGAGGCTGGTGGTGACCACACAGAAGAAATTGAAGAAGCTCCACATGGGACTGATGTATTAGAAGACTTACCAACTGTTGGCACACTTGAAGAATAATAAGAATTAGTTGCGAAGTTTAACCCTTTGGATAAGATGATTCCAAAGGGTATTTTTTAGGGAATGTTCCGCAATTACGCCCTTTGTATTATGAGTTCAACCAGAAATGACTGGTTAAACTCATAATACGAACGAAGCGAGAATGACTGTTCAAGAAGATAAGCGCGATTGCGGAATAAGGCATGTTTAGAAACATCTTTATTGTCACTAATTTAGATTGCGATATTTAGGATTTAATCAAAAGCAAACAACTATTTTTTGAGCGAGCCGCATTATTCCATTGAAAAATACGGCTTCTCGCTGATAAAAAGAAATAACTTTATTTGTACTGAACAATTTTTAAGGAAATGTATGTCTTACAAGATGGACTTTTAATCGAAATCTATTGCTAGTCATAAGAAAGGTTGGAGTCTCTCCATGAGCATTTCTTCGGTCACTTCTCCCATAATGATATCAACGATAATGCCTTCTTCATTAATCAAGTACGTGGTTGGAAGACCGGCGACTTGATACGCATCAGCCATTTCCCCATCCGTGTCGAAGAGGACAGGCATGGTGACTGGTCGATCACCTAAAAATTCCATCGCGTCATCCATCGTACGCTCAAACGATGACATATTGACTGCTAGCACATTAACCTCTTCATCACTAAATTCCTGATTGACTTGATTAAGTAGGGGAAATTCTCGAATACAGGGTTCACACCAAGAAGCCCAAAAATTCATAATGACAAACGTGCCACGTACATCGTTTAAACTCATACTTTCTCCTTCAGCTTGCGGCAACTCAATATCCGGGGCTTTTTCTCCCTGATTGACACCCGTCGG harbors:
- a CDS encoding SAM-dependent methyltransferase, which encodes MNLWNERFQHKRYAFGKEPNVFLTEAQNNHHIIEQNDNALAIAEGEGRNAVYLAELGANVTAWDFSIEGLRKAERLALERDVHVETKHVDLNDAQWTFDHWDQIVCIYGHFSPHLKAKTIDGVKKALKPGGHFISEVYSIYQLPYNSGGPKSEDMLYAPIGGKVT
- a CDS encoding IS4 family transposase, producing MDKHTLFSSFGKWISPINFQQLQEQVTNLRQDAYTKKLTTEAYIKLFLLAHLQETDSLAAISDGLLDEGLQQEVGFQAISSSQLSRKHRAIDPTLLSTIFVDLVQRIRYFHRQSSARMPLKIIDSSTIPLDLTRYKWAEFRKTKAGVKLHLRLVYMDRHTTYPDKAVLTPAKEHDRGQLEVLVDDKEAMYVFDRGYIDYERFDRMTDDGYFFVSRLRKNAFVRVLESFSLTDDSPVLSDQMVVIGSPQNRTENVFRLLKVDDTKGNQLLLITNRFDISAEEIADIYRDRWAVELFFKWLKQHVKIKAFYGFDETAVHNQIFLALIVYCLHVLIQLETNSKKRILQISRWLKAALWKPSRVWIRRFDNRSVP
- a CDS encoding C40 family peptidase; this translates as MNMRKLFLSSSLVTVVMFAPMWSESVSAYAEPDEDDDSGQDYYTEDNMGASQTYLLRDDQGSEVKQLQSDLSNQGYAVQVDGTFGSETENAVKEYQSDQGLVIDGIAGPNTYQALESDTSSNGDPSNEDSENQDPASSDSDIAVTAESVLGTPYEWSGTTPEGFDSSGFINYVFDQNGIDVSRTHAEMWENNGEHVTSMSIGDVVFFEGTYDTTGASHSGIYIGDNQMIHAGSEGVVQADITSDYWQDHLMGIKTMQ
- a CDS encoding cytochrome b5 domain-containing protein, whose translation is MNKLLMILGSSVMLLAACGGEEATDEGDEAEGDQEFTLEELGEYDGQDGNDAYVAVDGVVYDVTDVAEWEGGEHAPAGGLEAGGDHTEEIEEAPHGTDVLEDLPTVGTLEE
- a CDS encoding TlpA family protein disulfide reductase encodes the protein MIATLVMGGVIYNSVSSPPTGVNQGEKAPDIELPQAEGESMSLNDVRGTFVIMNFWASWCEPCIREFPLLNQVNQEFSDEEVNVLAVNMSSFERTMDDAMEFLGDRPVTMPVLFDTDGEMADAYQVAGLPTTYLINEEGIIVDIIMGEVTEEMLMERLQPFL